The window CTGGTGGGGCGGCGGCAGCGGTGAACCCACTGCGTCCTGCATCCGGTGCGACTCCGTCTCGTACGGGGCAAATGGCGCCGACGGCGGGCCCGAGCCCGCCGCCTACCGAACGGTACCGTCCCCGGCCGCCATTTGGTGAACGGCCGGGCACGGTCCGACGTGCCCGTCGCGACAGGCGGAGCGGGGCGGATCCGGCGCGGTGGTACTTACTGTCCGACCTCGCCGTACGCGCCGAGCAGCACGGCCGGGTCGGGACCCTCCAGGACGGTGGGCTTGGCGAGGCCGTCCAGGACGATGAAGCGCAACAGGTCGCCGCGGGACTTCTTGTCGACCTTCATCGTCTCCAGCAGCTTGGGCCACTGGTCGTATCGGTAGTGCAGCGGCAGGCCCACCGATTCCAGGACCGTGCGGTGGCGGTCGGCCGTGGCGTCGTCCAACCGCCCGGCCAGGCGCCCGAGTTCGGCGGCGAAGTGCATGCCGACGGCGACCGCCGCACCGTGCCGCCACTTGTACCGCTCGTTCTTCTCGATCGCGTGGCCCAGCGTATGGCCGTAGTTGAGGATCTCCCGCAGGCCCGACTCCTTCAGGTCGGCCGAGACGACGTCCGCCTTGACCCTGATGGACCGCTCGATGAGTTCGGCGGTGTGCGGGCCGGCCGGGGTCCGGGCGGCCTCGGGGTCGGACTCGATCAGGTCCAGGATCACCGGGTCGGCGATGAAGCCGGCCTTGATGACCTCCGCGAGCCCGGAGACGTAGTCGTTGACCGGGAGGGAGTCCAGCGCCGCCAGGTCGCACAGCACGCCCGTCGGCGGGTGGAAGGCGCCCACGAGGTTCTTGCCCTCGGCGGTGTTGATGCCGGTCTTGCCACCGACGGCCGCGTCCACCATGGCCAGCACGGTGGTCGGGACGGCGATCCAGCGCACCCCGCGCAGCCAGGTCGCGGCCACGAATCCGGCCAGGTCGGTGGAGGCGCCGCCGCCCACGCCCACGATGACGTCGGTGCGGGTGAACCCGCACTGGCCCAGCGCCTTCCAGCAGTAGGCGGCGACCTCCGCGGTCTTGGCCTCCTCGGCGTTCGGCACCTGGATGGCGACGGCCTCGTAGCCCTGCTCGGCCAGGTCGGCACGGAGCGCGTCCCCGGTCTCGGCGAGCGCCTCGGGGTGGATCACGGCGACCCGCTTGGCCTTCTCACCGACCAGACCGGTGAGTTCGCCGAGGAGCTGACG of the Streptomyces sp. NBC_01788 genome contains:
- the aroB gene encoding 3-dehydroquinate synthase, with amino-acid sequence MSESVTRIHIAGSAGTEAYDVLVGRQLLGELTGLVGEKAKRVAVIHPEALAETGDALRADLAEQGYEAVAIQVPNAEEAKTAEVAAYCWKALGQCGFTRTDVIVGVGGGASTDLAGFVAATWLRGVRWIAVPTTVLAMVDAAVGGKTGINTAEGKNLVGAFHPPTGVLCDLAALDSLPVNDYVSGLAEVIKAGFIADPVILDLIESDPEAARTPAGPHTAELIERSIRVKADVVSADLKESGLREILNYGHTLGHAIEKNERYKWRHGAAVAVGMHFAAELGRLAGRLDDATADRHRTVLESVGLPLHYRYDQWPKLLETMKVDKKSRGDLLRFIVLDGLAKPTVLEGPDPAVLLGAYGEVGQ